From Faecalicatena sp. Marseille-Q4148:
TATTCCTACAAACGAAGAACTTGCAATCTGCCGCGAGACAGTAGCACTTGTGTAGTAAAAGATTTATTCAATAAAAAGATATAATTCAATAAATATAAAAATATTTATTGACAAAATCTTTTTGCATGATATAATAGTCTAGGTATGAATAGGAGTGTAACAGATATGTTAGTGAACCTATCAAGTGTACTGTCTGAACAGCATAAGACAATCAAGGAAGATGTTCTGCCTGATCTGAAGGAATTCAGAAAAGAAGAAGCAGATTATCCGATTCAGATAGATACTCCACTGCATCTTGAGATATCACATCTCAAGAACCGGGAGCTGCTGATCAGAGGACATGTTGAATTGATTTTAAAAGCGCCGTGTGACAGATGTTTGAAAGAAACGGAAGTTCCGCTTGCGATTGCGATTGATAAGCATGTGAATCTTGATGATAAAGATGCCGTGACGACAGACGAATTAGACGAAGCAAATTATATTGACGGATATGAGCTTGACGTAGACAAATTACTCTATAATGAGATATTGATAGGATGGCCGATGAAAATTCTATGCTGTGAAGACTGTAAAGGTGTTTGCAGTGTATGTGGTCAAAACCTAAATGAGGGAACTTGTGACTGTGAAGATACGAGTCTTGACCCTAGAATGTCAGTTATCCGCGATTTGTTCAACAATTTTAAGGAGGTGTAAATGTCATGTCAATTTGTCCAAAGAATAAATCTTCCAAAGCAAGAAGAGATAAAAGAAGAGCAAACTGGAAAATGAGCTCTATGAATCTGGTAAAATGCAGCAAATGTGGTGCGTTAATGATGCCTCACAGAGTTTGCAAATCTTGTGGAAGCTATAACAAACGCGAAGTTGTAAGCGTTGAAGATTAATGAAAAGATAAAATGAGAACTATCATAGTGGTAGTTCTCATTTTTATATGGAAAATAATAAATCTAAAGATAAATCCCGAAAGAATCTGAAGGAACACAGATACTTTCGGGATTTATTATGATATGAAAGGAAAAGTTTGTTTTTATTTTATTTCATTTGATTTCTCTTTTGGGAGAAACAGGCTCAAAAGCAGTGAGATAACAAAGACTCCGGCTACAGCATTTCCGTTGAAAATATCTCCTATGAAAGATGGAAATGCAGCAAAGAAATCTCCGGAAGTCTGAGTCAGTCCAACGCCAATGCAGAAGGAAAGGGAGACAATGATCATAGTACGGTCATTGAATTCACATTCTTTTAGCATTTTTACGCCTTCGTACATGATAGAGCCAAACATCATAACTGTACAGCCGCCAAGTACAGATTGCGGAAGAGAATTAAAAAATGCTCCAAGTGGCGGGAATAATGATGTGATGATCATGATCAGTGCACCCATTAAGATTGTAAAACGGTTTACAACACCGGTCATCGTGACCAGTCCCACATTCTGACTGAAAGAGGTTAAAGGAAGACAGCCGAAGCATCCGGAAACAGCGCTTGAGAATCCGTCAACAGCCAGAGCGCCCTGAAGTTCTTCCATTGTAATATCGCGATGCAGCCCGCCCTTACATACGGCAGTGGTTGCACCGGTTGTCTCAGCTGCAGATACAAGGTAAACGATGGCGATCGTCAGAAATGCACCGAGATCAAATACAGGTTTGTGGTCTGAGAAAAAGACAAGCTGTGGAATACCGAAAAATCCGATTTCATCAATTACTTTTGTGATTCCGGAGAAGTCAATGATTGGAGCAATTCCGGCAATCGTAAAGATTGCGGACAGGAGATATCCAAACGCCAGACCGACAAGAATATTGAGATTTTTATAAATTCCGTGTAACTTATAGCGGGAAACGAGACAGACAATTAAGGTTGCGCCGCCGATGACGAGGTGATACCACATTCCGAAGGTTTCGGCCCCGGAGCCGCCGCCCCAGGAATCCATACCTACCGGAAGGAGTGACAGACCGATGGCAATAACAACACAGGCAGAAACGACCGGTGTCAGATATCGTTTCCAATATCTGGCGCTGAGTCCGACGATCCCTTCAAAAATACCGCCGAGGATGACAGCGCCTACCATTCCCTCGTATCCGAGATCCGGATTCGTGCAGATCATAAGCAGACTTCCGAGGAAAGTAAAGCTGACACCCATGACGATTGGAAGTCTTGAGCCAATCTTCCAGATGGGATAAAGTTGGAGACAAGTACCGATTCCTGCAGCAAACATAGCGCACTGGAGAAGGCGTGTGATGTCTGCGGAGCTTAGCGTCTGATTGGTTCCACGAAGCAATGCGGCACTGCAGACGATAAGAACCGGTGTCAAATTAGAAACGAACATGGCAAGAACGTGCTGCAGTCCGAAGGGAATTGCTTTTCCGAGCGGAACACGTCCGTTTAGCTGGTAGACATTTTCTACACTTGCATGATTCTTTTGTTTTGTTTGTGGTTTCATAAGTAAAGTTTACCCTTTCTTTTTCTATAGTTTTCCATGTAATTTATTATAAGCTATTGGTAGAAATAGTCAACCGGAGTCAAAAAAAGAATGCCTGCACGGGAGTTTGACAGTTGAATATCGAAAAAAGTACTCACAGGTCGCATAAAACCTGCTTTTTTTATGTCAAATTTTCTGTTTTTATGGCTGTTATTTTATGTTATTGTATGGTATAATAAGGGATAGGAGGGATGACAGATGAATCTTCACATAACAAAATCAAAAAATGCAGAGTCCTTTTATATCTGTAAATCTTATACAAAAGCAAATGGCAGCACTACTTCAGCTATCGTCCGCAAGCTGGGAACCTTAGAACAACTTTTGCCTGAACATGGTCCTACAAGAGATGATGTCGTTGCATGGGCGAAAAATGAAGTGAAAATAGAAACTGAAAAATATAAAAAGGAAAAAGAAGCACAGACAGTATTGATACCATTCCATGCGGATAGACAATTAGATTATGACAAGCAGGTCTTCTTCCGTGGTGGCTATCTGTTTCTCCAATCTATTTATTATCAACTACAAATGAATAAAATCTGCCGGAAATTGAAACAAAAATATAAATTCAAGTATGATATCAATGCAATCCTCTCGGATTTGATTTATGCAAGAATCTTAGAACCTTGCAGCAAACGTTCTTCTTACAAAGTTGCATCTGAATTCTTAGAAAAACCATCCTACGAACTTCATGATGTCTACCGGGCATTGGATGTACTTGGTACGGAATGTGATCTTATTCAGACGGAAGTTTATAAAAACTCCCACTTCCTTGGGAAAAGAAATGATAAGATCCTTTATTATGACTGCTCGAATTATTACTTTGAAATTGAACAAGAAGATGGAAAGAAAAAATACGGTAAAAGTAAAGAACACAGACCAAACCCAATCATCCAAATGGGATTGTTTATGGATGGAGATGGAATTCCTCTTGCTTTTTCTCTTTTTCCGGGAAATGCAAACGAGCAGACCTCTCTCAAACCGTTAGAAAAGAAAGTTCTTGGAGATTTTGGTTGTCAGAGATTTATTTATTGCAGCGATGCCGGGCTTGGCTCTGAATCAATCCGGGAATACAATCACATGGGAGAACGTGCTTATATCGTAACCCAGTCCATCAAAAAGCTGAAGAAAGAAGAAAAAGAATGGGCATTAAATTTACAGGGATTTAAAAGAGTATCCGATGGAACCCCTGTTGATATCACAAAACTACCCGAAGATGATAAAGGACTTTATTATAAAGACGAGCCCTACACCACAAAGACGCTGCATCAACGCCTGATCATTACCTATTCTCCTAAATATGCCCTTTATCAAAAATCTATTCGAGACAAACAGATTGAACGGGCACAAAAGATGCTGGATTCAGGGAGCACAAAAAAGAACCGCAAAAATCCAAATGATCCAGCACGTTTCATCGGAACTATGGCTATAACAGAAGAAGGCGAAGCTGCTGATGTAAAGCATTATCTAGATGAAATCAAGATTTTTGAAGAAGCCCAGTATGATGGATTTTACTCAGTATGCACAGATCTTTTAGATGACGAAGTTGGTGATATTTTAAAAGTAAGTGAAGGAAGATGGCAGATAGAAGAGTGTTTCCGGATTATGAAAACAGATTTTTCTGCAAGACCTGTCTATTTACAGGATGAAAACCGGATCAAAGCACATTTTCTAATCTGTTTTCTTGCATTGACCATATACCGCTTCCTTGAGAAAAAACTGGATGCTAAATATACATGTGAAGAATTATTAGATATTCTAAAAGAAATGAATTTCGCCGAAATACAGGAACAGGGATTCATTCCTTTATACAAACGAGAAAGAATTACGGATGATCTTCATGACGTCTGTGGTTTCCGAACAGATTATCAGTTCATAACAAAAAGCAAAATGAGAAATATTCAGAAAAAAAGTAAAGGGAAAGAATAAAATACTATAATCCGTGACAACAGCAAAAATCGCTGCAGCCCAGTAACCACAAGGGATACAGCGATTTTTGCTCTTCCTAACTGTCAAAGATGGGATTATAAGCTATTGGTAGAAATAGTCAACCGGAGTCAAAAAAAGAATGCCTGCACAGATGTTAAAACGCTTAGATAACCGCTGTGTAAAGGCATTCTTTTGTAAAAGTATCCTTAAATGAGAAAATCAGATCAATTCCGGATCTTTCGCTGATCTCGGCTGCCAGTTCTGGATACAGTCAATCAGATAGGAAGAAAGCGTGACGGTAATAACAGAAAAGGCAATTCTCTGAAATGGAATATAGGACAGTGACAAGGCAAGTACAAGTAAATCGGTAAACAGATAGGCTCTGGAAAGCCGCCATCCGCTGAGTTTGGAGATTGTCAGGGCGAGAGCGTCGTCACCGCCGCTGGAACCTCCCTGACGTACAATGAGACCGACACCAATTCCAACAAAAAGTCCTCCTGCAATCGCTGCGGTAAGAGGATGATCAGACAAGTCCGGAAGTACCGGAGGAAACATTTCCCATAGCTTGAAGAACAGAGAAACGCTTGCTGTTGATACGATCGAAATTTTGATGAATCTTCCGCCGAGATATTTGTAGGCGAGAAGATAGCAGGAAAGATCCAGTATCGGAGTGATGATAGAGGGAGAAATACCGAACCAGTGGTGGACTAAAAGCATTCCGCCAATGACTCCGCCTTCCGTAATTCCTGTCTGTTGATGAATGTTATAGATTCCGAAAGAGCAGATCGTAGCGCCAAGAATAATTGGAAATACTTTGCGCCAGGATAAACCGGCAGTAAGTTTTCTAAGGATCTGTCTTAGTTTGTGTTTCAAATAAATTACCTCCTTTTGTGTACGATTATATTATAAAGAATAGAGTAACCCTATAGTCAATATAGAAATGAGATAAATTTTCATAAAAACCTTACAACAAATATTGCTTTTTATACCAATGTTTAGTAGAATTAGTTTTAGTCAGTACCAGAAATTCTGGGATGACAGGAAGCAGGGAGGAATTTACATGTCAGAAATTACAAGAGTTGCCCTGGATGCTATGGGCGGAGATAACGCCCCGGCAGAGATTGTAAAGGGAGCTGTAACTGCTGTGACAAGCAGAAAAGACATTAAGGTTTATCTGGTCGGAATTACAGAAGCAATCCAGAAGGAACTTGCGGCCTATACGTATCCGAAGGATCAGATAGAGATTGTGGAAGCTCCGGAAGTGATTGAGACGGCAGAGCCGCCGGTAATGGCGATCCGGAAGAAGAAGAAGTCTTCTATTGTAATCGGAATGCAGATGGTCAAGAAGAAAGAAGCAGACGCATTTGTCTCAGCAGGGAGTTCAGGGGCCATCCTTGTAGGCGGTCAGGTACTTGTAGGAAGAGTGAAAGGAGTGGAACGTCCGCCATTGGCGCCACTGATTCCGACGAAGAATGGCGTATCACTTATTATTGACTGCGGAGCGAATGTAGACGCCAGAGCTTCCCATCTGGTACAATTTGCAAAAATGGGCTCCATTTATATGGAACATGTTGTTGGAATTAAGAATCCTAGGGTTGCAATTGTCAATATCGGAGCAGAAGAGGAGAAGGGAAATGCCCTTGTGAAAGAGACATTTCCGCTGTTGAAGGCGTGCTCGGATATCAATTTTATCGGAAGCATTGAAGCCCGGGAGATTCCTCACGGTGCAGCAGACGTTATTGTCTGTGAGGCGTTTGTCGGCAATGTGATCCTTAAGCTTTATGAGGGCATGGGAGCAGTACTGATCAAGAAGATCAAAGATGGCATGATGACTTCGCTTCGAAGTAAGATCGGGGCATTATTAGTGAAACCGGCGCTGAAGAAGACATTGAAGTCATTTGATGCAAGTGAATATGGCGGTGCACCGCTTTTGGGACTGAATGGTC
This genomic window contains:
- a CDS encoding purine/pyrimidine permease, with product MKPQTKQKNHASVENVYQLNGRVPLGKAIPFGLQHVLAMFVSNLTPVLIVCSAALLRGTNQTLSSADITRLLQCAMFAAGIGTCLQLYPIWKIGSRLPIVMGVSFTFLGSLLMICTNPDLGYEGMVGAVILGGIFEGIVGLSARYWKRYLTPVVSACVVIAIGLSLLPVGMDSWGGGSGAETFGMWYHLVIGGATLIVCLVSRYKLHGIYKNLNILVGLAFGYLLSAIFTIAGIAPIIDFSGITKVIDEIGFFGIPQLVFFSDHKPVFDLGAFLTIAIVYLVSAAETTGATTAVCKGGLHRDITMEELQGALAVDGFSSAVSGCFGCLPLTSFSQNVGLVTMTGVVNRFTILMGALIMIITSLFPPLGAFFNSLPQSVLGGCTVMMFGSIMYEGVKMLKECEFNDRTMIIVSLSFCIGVGLTQTSGDFFAAFPSFIGDIFNGNAVAGVFVISLLLSLFLPKEKSNEIK
- the plsX gene encoding phosphate acyltransferase PlsX; this translates as MSEITRVALDAMGGDNAPAEIVKGAVTAVTSRKDIKVYLVGITEAIQKELAAYTYPKDQIEIVEAPEVIETAEPPVMAIRKKKKSSIVIGMQMVKKKEADAFVSAGSSGAILVGGQVLVGRVKGVERPPLAPLIPTKNGVSLIIDCGANVDARASHLVQFAKMGSIYMEHVVGIKNPRVAIVNIGAEEEKGNALVKETFPLLKACSDINFIGSIEAREIPHGAADVIVCEAFVGNVILKLYEGMGAVLIKKIKDGMMTSLRSKIGALLVKPALKKTLKSFDASEYGGAPLLGLNGLVVKTHGSSTAKEVSNSIIQCVTFKEQRINEKIQECMQNISENSEE
- a CDS encoding YitT family protein, with translation MYLKHKLRQILRKLTAGLSWRKVFPIILGATICSFGIYNIHQQTGITEGGVIGGMLLVHHWFGISPSIITPILDLSCYLLAYKYLGGRFIKISIVSTASVSLFFKLWEMFPPVLPDLSDHPLTAAIAGGLFVGIGVGLIVRQGGSSGGDDALALTISKLSGWRLSRAYLFTDLLVLALSLSYIPFQRIAFSVITVTLSSYLIDCIQNWQPRSAKDPELI
- a CDS encoding IS1634 family transposase, with product MNLHITKSKNAESFYICKSYTKANGSTTSAIVRKLGTLEQLLPEHGPTRDDVVAWAKNEVKIETEKYKKEKEAQTVLIPFHADRQLDYDKQVFFRGGYLFLQSIYYQLQMNKICRKLKQKYKFKYDINAILSDLIYARILEPCSKRSSYKVASEFLEKPSYELHDVYRALDVLGTECDLIQTEVYKNSHFLGKRNDKILYYDCSNYYFEIEQEDGKKKYGKSKEHRPNPIIQMGLFMDGDGIPLAFSLFPGNANEQTSLKPLEKKVLGDFGCQRFIYCSDAGLGSESIREYNHMGERAYIVTQSIKKLKKEEKEWALNLQGFKRVSDGTPVDITKLPEDDKGLYYKDEPYTTKTLHQRLIITYSPKYALYQKSIRDKQIERAQKMLDSGSTKKNRKNPNDPARFIGTMAITEEGEAADVKHYLDEIKIFEEAQYDGFYSVCTDLLDDEVGDILKVSEGRWQIEECFRIMKTDFSARPVYLQDENRIKAHFLICFLALTIYRFLEKKLDAKYTCEELLDILKEMNFAEIQEQGFIPLYKRERITDDLHDVCGFRTDYQFITKSKMRNIQKKSKGKE
- a CDS encoding DUF177 domain-containing protein produces the protein MLVNLSSVLSEQHKTIKEDVLPDLKEFRKEEADYPIQIDTPLHLEISHLKNRELLIRGHVELILKAPCDRCLKETEVPLAIAIDKHVNLDDKDAVTTDELDEANYIDGYELDVDKLLYNEILIGWPMKILCCEDCKGVCSVCGQNLNEGTCDCEDTSLDPRMSVIRDLFNNFKEV
- the rpmF gene encoding 50S ribosomal protein L32 encodes the protein MSICPKNKSSKARRDKRRANWKMSSMNLVKCSKCGALMMPHRVCKSCGSYNKREVVSVED